The following coding sequences lie in one Armatimonadota bacterium genomic window:
- a CDS encoding 4a-hydroxytetrahydrobiopterin dehydratase encodes MERRKLDPHEIETMLPTLGGWSYNGEQIRKTFKFGSYKDGLVFAVAVGQLADRMDHHPDLFIGYQRVEVGLNTHDLGGISTFDFELARQIENLA; translated from the coding sequence ATGGAACGACGAAAGCTTGACCCACACGAGATTGAAACCATGCTTCCAACGTTAGGCGGATGGAGCTATAACGGCGAGCAGATTCGCAAGACCTTTAAGTTTGGGAGCTATAAGGACGGGCTGGTCTTCGCGGTGGCGGTGGGCCAACTGGCCGACCGGATGGACCACCACCCCGATCTTTTCATCGGCTACCAGCGAGTGGAGGTCGGCCTGAACACCCACGACCTGGGCGGCATCTCGACGTTCGATTTCGAGCTGGCGCGGCAGATCGAAAACCTGGCTTAG
- a CDS encoding patatin-like protein, whose translation MSTAHEDYFEHRIGLVMYGGVSLAIYMNGVAQEFLNLVLSTAMTTDGTLLLNSPPDEGRDQKATYLEGTRAVYRQMARAIQKDGLFPKFVVDILSGTSAGGLNGMFLAKALAEKKSFDPLRDLWINEGEIELLLDRKESYADLPPIPRRPSRSLLNSRRMYLKLLNALEEMDRRPLGLSKADSNLVEELDLHMTATDLVGRPIPINLGIEEFIPRISDSNGDEPEERRFQLEKENRAAFHFRFAPGETDPHDPDQQPRNDFKPTVNPFLAFVGRCTSSIVPAFEPMRLKDATDVLDEIGHPLRDGDWKQYYTPFWRGARFLSPPQDDRKKNVTREAEESFQMRPFGDGGYLDNKPFGHAFTSLKHRKALRPVRRTVFYLEPHPERNADVSKSMEVPQYPMSAIRHAQLATSLNKVQNINERVQEMRKLADQSERVRRATELQSPTSPEPIDLYYESTLDQLAAILSDLLGFSDDSLISALRSLIAVSLMIAFRGDDEGPDDKGPIDDFANRLPEFHKWAHEKFDLAYSNRIFEFIRRGLESGVLQAADPSKEGSQLRIKSLTYTDGKSEIEKLYDAFWNPHPRATFLASDGQTPPAQRPEAAFARMSAALDELRLREDPRQRMASEGRKSQGGLEEEIKKYESLFQALPEAERDVLACLLALRISVGEVCYVQVRTTDSGTRRDSKEPSIQLPEAIFRACGILHSGIQRGAETELPGVQKAIQDDNEFRKGRPVAIRKLMNGLKQIMGLEARRAEYEQWMDGLENPNITIQEFRRHDAAMFPLLYQAGMADSYALDLVRVSPVDARSLTAKDSNPVAKLSGIGLGHFAAFLSRPGRIMDIVWGRLDAAEVILKTYLPKQEVAKLLPKAQLAILAEALENIQPEKETTKDKKRLPEDQVNNAIERLEALVRLVASEAGYE comes from the coding sequence ATGAGCACGGCTCATGAGGACTACTTCGAGCATCGCATCGGGCTAGTCATGTACGGCGGCGTTTCGCTGGCAATTTACATGAATGGGGTTGCGCAGGAGTTTTTGAACCTGGTCTTGTCCACCGCGATGACCACGGATGGAACCTTGTTGCTGAATTCGCCACCCGATGAGGGTCGAGATCAGAAGGCGACCTACCTCGAAGGGACGCGAGCGGTTTATCGCCAGATGGCGAGGGCGATCCAAAAGGATGGCCTGTTTCCAAAGTTCGTAGTCGACATCCTCAGCGGGACAAGCGCGGGCGGGCTCAACGGCATGTTTTTGGCCAAGGCGCTGGCAGAGAAGAAGAGCTTTGATCCGCTGCGCGACCTCTGGATCAATGAGGGCGAGATCGAGCTTTTGCTGGACCGAAAGGAGTCGTATGCGGACCTGCCACCGATCCCGCGGCGGCCATCGCGCTCGCTCCTGAACTCGCGCCGGATGTACCTCAAGCTACTGAACGCGCTGGAGGAGATGGACCGGCGGCCGCTGGGGCTGAGCAAGGCCGATTCGAATCTGGTGGAGGAGTTGGACCTGCACATGACGGCCACGGACCTGGTAGGGCGTCCGATCCCCATCAACCTCGGCATCGAGGAGTTCATTCCGCGCATTTCGGACTCGAACGGCGACGAGCCGGAGGAGCGACGGTTCCAGTTGGAGAAGGAGAACCGAGCCGCCTTCCATTTCCGCTTTGCGCCGGGCGAGACCGACCCGCATGACCCCGACCAGCAACCCCGAAACGACTTCAAGCCGACCGTCAACCCGTTCCTCGCTTTTGTGGGTCGGTGTACCAGTTCGATCGTCCCTGCCTTCGAGCCGATGCGCCTGAAGGACGCGACGGACGTGCTGGACGAGATCGGGCACCCGCTTCGCGATGGCGACTGGAAGCAGTACTACACGCCGTTTTGGCGCGGGGCGCGGTTCCTTTCGCCGCCGCAGGATGACCGCAAAAAGAACGTGACGCGCGAGGCGGAGGAGAGCTTCCAGATGCGGCCGTTCGGCGACGGCGGATATCTGGACAACAAGCCATTCGGCCACGCGTTTACCAGCCTCAAGCATCGCAAAGCCCTGCGTCCGGTGCGTCGCACGGTGTTCTATTTGGAGCCGCACCCCGAGCGGAATGCGGACGTGTCGAAGAGTATGGAGGTGCCGCAGTATCCGATGTCGGCCATCCGGCACGCCCAGCTCGCGACGAGCCTGAACAAAGTGCAGAACATCAACGAACGGGTGCAGGAGATGCGCAAGCTGGCGGACCAATCTGAGCGGGTGCGGCGAGCGACCGAGCTTCAGTCGCCGACCAGCCCGGAGCCGATCGACCTGTATTACGAGAGCACGCTGGACCAGTTGGCGGCAATCCTGAGCGATCTGCTGGGCTTCAGCGATGATAGTCTGATTTCGGCTCTGCGGAGCCTCATCGCCGTCTCGCTGATGATCGCTTTTCGTGGCGATGACGAAGGGCCGGACGACAAAGGGCCGATCGACGACTTTGCCAACCGGCTGCCCGAGTTTCATAAATGGGCCCACGAGAAGTTTGACCTGGCGTATAGCAATCGTATTTTCGAGTTCATCCGTCGGGGGTTGGAGAGCGGAGTTTTGCAGGCGGCAGACCCTTCGAAGGAAGGTAGTCAGTTAAGGATTAAGTCTCTAACTTATACAGATGGTAAGAGTGAGATCGAAAAACTGTACGACGCCTTTTGGAATCCACATCCCCGTGCAACTTTCTTGGCGAGCGATGGGCAGACGCCTCCGGCGCAACGGCCAGAAGCCGCTTTCGCGCGGATGAGCGCGGCCCTCGACGAACTGCGCCTGCGGGAGGACCCGCGTCAGCGTATGGCCTCGGAGGGGAGAAAGTCACAGGGTGGGCTCGAAGAGGAGATCAAGAAGTACGAGAGTTTGTTCCAGGCCCTGCCCGAGGCGGAACGGGACGTTTTGGCCTGCCTGCTGGCCCTACGCATCAGCGTGGGCGAGGTCTGCTATGTGCAGGTGCGGACCACCGACAGCGGGACCCGTCGGGATAGCAAGGAGCCGTCGATCCAGCTTCCCGAAGCGATCTTTCGAGCGTGCGGGATTCTGCACAGCGGCATCCAGCGGGGAGCTGAAACCGAATTGCCCGGGGTTCAAAAAGCGATACAGGACGACAACGAGTTTCGGAAGGGCCGACCGGTCGCGATCCGAAAGCTGATGAACGGTCTGAAGCAGATCATGGGACTGGAGGCCCGGCGGGCGGAGTACGAGCAATGGATGGACGGCCTGGAGAATCCGAACATCACGATACAGGAATTTCGGCGGCACGATGCGGCGATGTTCCCTCTGCTGTACCAGGCGGGCATGGCGGACAGCTACGCGCTGGACCTGGTGCGGGTGAGCCCGGTGGATGCGCGGTCGCTGACGGCGAAGGATTCGAACCCGGTGGCCAAGCTTTCCGGCATCGGACTGGGGCACTTTGCCGCGTTCCTGAGCCGGCCCGGGCGGATCATGGACATCGTGTGGGGTCGGCTGGACGCCGCTGAGGTGATCCTGAAAACGTATCTGCCCAAGCAAGAGGTGGCGAAGCTGTTGCCGAAGGCCCAGCTAGCTATCCTGGCCGAGGCGCTGGAGAATATTCAGCCAGAAAAGGAGACGACGAAAGACAAGAAACGGCTGCCGGAGGACCAGGTCAATAATGCGATCGAGCGGCTGGAAGCGCTGGTCCGACTGGTGGCGTCGGAGGCGGGGTACGAGTGA
- the pckA gene encoding phosphoenolpyruvate carboxykinase (ATP), producing the protein MGKHTPDLSNVAKIYKNLDVDTLIQHCIELDDCQLLDNGAVVAFSGKYTGRTPKDKFTVSDPACESHIWWENNNRMSPELFDSIFAKMQGYAAGKELYVVDTYGGADPNHRIKTRFIVERPYHALFIKQLLIRPTAAELETFEPDWHVLDFGKQTFDPATDGTRGDAVIALNMATKTVLIGGTQYAGEMKKSVFTIMNYLLPLDGVLSMHCSANVGKNGDTALFFGLSGTGKTTLSADPERMLIGDDEHGWTGDGVFNIEGGCYAKCIGLTREKEPEIYDAIRTGAILENVILDSNGHPDYEDSSLTENTRVAYPIDHIPNIMVPSVGGHPKNIVFLTCDALGVLPPVSRLDNEQAMFFFLNGYTAKVGGTEAGVTEPKSVFSACFGAPFLPLRPKVYAKLLGEKIAAHGSKVWLINTGWTGGPYGVGSRMKLGYTRAMITAAFAGELDDVTFETDPIFGLSIPTECPGVPSDVLNPRNTWTDREAYDREATKLKAMFEANAKQFD; encoded by the coding sequence ATGGGGAAACATACGCCCGATCTCAGCAACGTCGCTAAGATCTACAAAAACCTCGACGTCGATACCCTCATCCAGCACTGCATCGAGCTAGACGACTGCCAGCTCCTCGACAACGGCGCCGTCGTCGCCTTCTCCGGTAAGTACACCGGGCGCACCCCCAAGGACAAGTTCACCGTCTCCGACCCGGCTTGCGAGTCCCACATCTGGTGGGAAAACAACAACCGCATGTCGCCGGAGCTTTTCGATTCGATCTTTGCAAAGATGCAAGGCTACGCCGCGGGCAAGGAGTTGTATGTCGTCGACACGTATGGCGGCGCCGACCCCAACCACCGCATCAAGACGCGCTTCATCGTCGAGCGGCCCTATCACGCACTCTTCATCAAACAGCTTCTCATCCGTCCGACCGCGGCCGAACTGGAGACGTTCGAGCCTGACTGGCACGTGCTGGACTTTGGAAAGCAGACTTTCGATCCCGCCACCGACGGCACTCGCGGCGACGCGGTGATCGCCCTCAACATGGCGACCAAAACCGTGTTGATCGGCGGCACGCAATATGCGGGCGAGATGAAGAAGTCGGTGTTCACGATCATGAACTACCTGCTCCCGCTGGACGGCGTGCTCAGCATGCACTGCTCGGCCAACGTGGGTAAAAACGGCGACACCGCGCTGTTCTTCGGCCTCAGCGGCACGGGCAAAACCACCCTCTCCGCCGACCCCGAGCGCATGCTCATCGGCGACGACGAGCACGGCTGGACCGGTGACGGTGTGTTCAACATTGAGGGCGGATGTTATGCAAAATGCATCGGCCTGACGCGTGAAAAGGAGCCGGAGATCTACGACGCCATCCGCACCGGCGCCATTCTTGAGAACGTGATTCTCGATAGCAACGGTCACCCGGACTACGAGGATTCGTCGCTAACCGAGAACACGCGCGTCGCCTATCCGATCGACCATATTCCCAACATCATGGTGCCGTCGGTTGGCGGCCACCCCAAGAATATCGTGTTCCTCACGTGCGACGCGCTGGGCGTTCTGCCGCCGGTTTCGCGGTTGGACAACGAGCAGGCGATGTTCTTCTTCCTCAACGGCTATACGGCCAAGGTCGGCGGCACCGAGGCGGGCGTCACCGAGCCCAAGAGCGTCTTTTCGGCGTGCTTCGGCGCGCCGTTTCTGCCCCTGCGCCCCAAGGTGTACGCCAAGCTGCTGGGCGAGAAGATTGCGGCGCACGGCTCCAAGGTTTGGCTCATCAACACCGGTTGGACCGGCGGTCCTTACGGCGTGGGCTCGCGCATGAAGCTGGGCTACACGCGGGCGATGATCACGGCGGCGTTTGCGGGCGAACTGGACGACGTGACGTTCGAAACCGACCCGATCTTTGGCCTTTCGATCCCGACCGAATGCCCCGGCGTGCCGTCGGACGTGCTGAACCCACGCAACACGTGGACGGATCGTGAGGCGTACGATCGCGAAGCGACGAAGCTGAAAGCGATGTTCGAGGCGAACGCGAAGCAGTTTGACTGA